Proteins encoded within one genomic window of Humulus lupulus chromosome 1, drHumLupu1.1, whole genome shotgun sequence:
- the LOC133789298 gene encoding phytosulfokines-like produces the protein MSSKVVTALFLLSLLLLFSVNTCLARPGPSSSASISNSDNTVIPTKDIAHKVINEADQEESCEGVEEEECLMRRTLAAHTDYIYTQKQNP, from the exons ATGTCGTCCAAGGTGGTTACCGCTCTTTTCTTGTTAAGTCTTCTTCTCTTATTCTCAGTTAATACCTGTTTGGCTCGGCCTGGTCCATCCTCATCAGCTTCCATTTCTAACTCCGATAACACTGTTATTCCCACCAAAGACATTGCCCATAAg GTCATTAATGAAGCAGATCAGGAAGAAAGTTGTGAGGGAGTTGAGGAAGAAGAGTGCTTAATGAGAAGAACACTTGCAGCTCATACTGATTATATCTACACACAGAAGCAAAATCCctag